From the Oncorhynchus nerka isolate Pitt River linkage group LG20, Oner_Uvic_2.0, whole genome shotgun sequence genome, one window contains:
- the LOC115102359 gene encoding actin nucleation-promoting factor WAS-like — protein sequence MSLGSKSKGVQGYNPSSLLSSQENERLEDLLGRRCASLATAVVQLYMALPHSPTCWSLQHTGVACFTKDNPRRSYFIRLFDVKKGQLTWEQELYNQMVYHSPRPFFHAFAADDCQVGLNFVNEQESETFLCAVEDKINQRNRQVSEKKQRPLPSNGPGSPTSPSVATIDIQNPDIQASRYRSVTPVPAPAFVSKGKKDKKKDKRKGSKLSKADIGAPSGFTHVSHVGWDPNNLDPDLKKLLSCAGISEAELKDEETSQLIQQVIENSGGMEAVKKAMHTDPELPPGRQGSLPPVPGSCSSSPAPPPPRGGRSGPLPPPPGQPGRGPPPSHPPQSRGALPPPPPSSGRGGLPPPPPSVSYTPPPPPPGHQRSMPAPPPPPPPPPPAQSSGDFPFTPHPFNSTPSPAPASTGGCEGGERGALLDQIRLGRKLKNVTDSPESPPPADTDSEGIVGALMMVMQKRSKVIHSSDEGEEEGGYDDEDDDEWDD from the exons ATGAGTCTGGGATCTAAGTCTAAAGGAGTTCAGGGGTACAATCCCAGCTCTCTGCTGAGCTCACAGGAGAATGAGAGGCTGGAGGACCTCCTGGGGAGGAGGTGTGCT tccCTGGCCACGGCTGTGGTGCAGCTGTATATGGCCCTGCCACATAGTCCCACCTGCTGGAGCCTGCAGCACACTGGGGTGGCCTGCTTCACCAAGGACAACCCTCGTCGCTCCTACTTCATACGCCTCTTCGATGTCAAG AAAGGACAGCTGACCTGGGAGCAGGAGCTCTATAACCAAATGGTCTACCACAGCCCCCGACCCTTCTTCCACGCATTTGCTGCAGAT GACTGCCAAGTGGGGCTGAACTTTGTGAATGAACAAGAGTCTGAAACATTCCTATGTGCAGTGGAAGACAAGATAAACCAGAGAAACCGTCAAG TCTCAGAGAAGAAGCAGCGCCCCCTGCCTTCCAATG gacctgggAGTCCCACTTCTCCCTCTGTGGCAACCATAGACATCCAGAACCCAGACATCCAGGCTTCACGCTACCGCTCCGTCACACCTGTGCCTGCTCCTGCCTTTGTCAGTAAGGGGAAAAAGGACAAGAAGAAGGACAAGAGGAAGGGCAGTAAACTCTCCAAAGCAGACATTGGAGCACCCAGTGGGTTTAC acaTGTGAGCCATGTGGGCTGGGATCCCAACAACCTGGACCCTGACCTGAAGAAGCTGCTGTCCTGTGCTGGGATCAGTGAGGCAGAGCTGAAGGATGAGGAGACCTCCCAACTCATCCAACAAGTCATCGAGAACTCAGGCGGCATGGAAGCAGTCAAAAAGGCCATGCACACTG ATCCTGAGCTTCCCCCTGGTAGACAGGGTTCTCTACCTCCCGTACCAGGCAgctgttcctcctctcctgccccccCTCCTCCACGGGGGGGTCGCTCAGGccccctgccccctcccccaGGACAGCCAGGGCGAGGACCACCACCCTCCCATCCCCCTCAATCACGTGGAGCCCTGCCACCTCCACCCCCCTCAAGCGGCCGAGGCGGACtcccaccccctccaccctcGGTGTCCTatactccccctccccctccccctggcCACCAGCGCTCCATGCctgcccctcctccacctcctcccccgcCTCCCCCAGCCCAGAGCTCTGGAGACTTTCCTTTTACTCCACACCCCTTTAATAGTACCCCATCACCTGCTCCTGCATCTACAGGAGGATGTGAAGGAGGTGAAAGAGGAGCTCTGCTGGACCAGATCCGCCTGGGGAGGAAGCTCAAAAAT GTCACAGACAGTCCTGAGTCACCTCCGCCTGCTGACACAGACTCAGAGGGCATCGTAGGAGCTCTGATGATGGTCATGCAGAAGAGGAGTAAAGTCATCCACTCCTCTG ATGAAGGTGAAGAAGAAGGAGGttatgatgatgaagatgacgaTGAGTGGGACGACTGA
- the LOC115102357 gene encoding sodium-coupled neutral amino acid transporter 3-like gives MDVGRGLELQKMNGQHSRDLGPDKLNLEDGFDGLEFMAERDEFLPGKSPGIKAPQFTDFEGKTSFGMSIFNLSNAIMGSGILGLAYAMSNTGIVLFLILLLCIAILSAYSIHLLLRSAGVVGIRAYEQLGHRAFGQPGKVLAGSIITMHNIGAMSSYLFIVKSELPLVMQAFLGLKDNTGEWYLDGKYLIIIVSVIIVFPLSLMRHLGYLGYTSGFSLSCMVFFLISVIYKKFNIPCPLEKITSQDNHLVSVLGESHDNHSFVSSDVDFCEAQSFTINMKTAYTIPILAFAFVCHPEVLPIYTELRDATKKRMQTVANISILAMFVMYGLTAIFGYLTFFGGVDSELLHTYIKVDPLDTLILCVRMAVLVAVTLTVPVVLFPIRRALLQLLFPEKPFHWAHHISIAVCLLVIVNLLVIFVPTIRDIFGVIGATSAPSLIFILPGIFYIRIVPEETEPLKSIPKIMAACFAALGFVFMVMSTSFIILDWVSGESRSGGGH, from the exons ATGGATGTTGGGAGAGGTTTGGAGCTCCAAAAGATGAACGGGCAACATAGCAGGGACCTTGGTCCAGATAAGCTCAATTTAGAAGATGG GTTTGACGGGCTGGAGTTCATGGCAGAGCGAGATGAGTTCCTGCCAGGGAAGAGCCCAGGAATAAAGGCACCTCAGTTCACTGAT TTTGAGGGGAAGACGTCATTTGGAATGTCCATCTTTAATCTCAGCAATGCCATCATGGGCAGTGGAATTCTGGGACTAGCATACGCCATGTCAAACACCGGAATCGTCCTCTTCCT tATCCTGTTGCTATGCATCGCCATTTTGTCTGCCTATTCCATCCACCTCCTCCTGAGAAGTGCAGGAGTTGTAG GCATCCGCGCCTATGAGCAGCTAGGGCACCGTGCTTTTGGACAACCAGGCAAAGTGTTGGCTGGCTCCATCATCACCATGCACAACATTGGAG CGATGTCCAGCTACCTGTTCATTGTGAAGTCAGAGCTCCCGTTGGTCATGCAGGCCTTTCTGGGCCTGAAGGACAATACTGG AGAGTGGTACTTGGATGGGAAGTACCTGATCATCATCGTAAGCGTCATCATCGTCTTTCCACTCTCACTCATGCGACATCTTG GTTACCTTGGTTACACCAgtggcttctctctctcctgtatggtTTTCTTCCTCATCTCC GTGATCTATAAGAAGTTCAACATCCCGTGTCCACTGGAGAAGATAACCAGTCAAGATAACCACTTAGTGTCTGTCCTGGGGGAGAGTCATGATAACCACTCATTTGTCTCCTCTGATGTGGACTTCTGTGAAGCACAGTCCTTCACCATCAACATGAAG ACAGCATATACCATCCCCATCCTGGCTTTCGCTTTTGTCTGCCATCCTGAGGTGCTTCCCATCTACACAGAGTTACGAGA CGCCACCAAGAAACGCATGCAGACGGTTGCCAACATCTCCATTCTGGCCATGTTCGTCATGTACGGGCTGACCGCCATCTTCGGTTACCTCACCTTCTTTG GTGGAGTAGATTCCGAGCTCCTTCATACATACATTAAAGTGGACCCATTGGACACACTGATCCTGTGTGTGCGTATGGCTGTCCTGGTTGCTGTTACCCTTACTGTTCCTGTGGTACTCTTTCCG ATCCGCAGGGCCCTGCTGCAGCTGCTGTTCCCAGAGAAGCCCTTCCACTGGGCTCACCACATCTCCATCGCCGTGTGTCTCCTCGTCATCGTCAACCTATTGGTCATCTTCGTGCCCACCATTCGAGACATCTTCGGCGTCATTG GAGCGACCTCTGCACCCAGCCTGATCTTCATCCTCCCGGGAATCTTCTACATCAGGATTGTTCCTGAAGAAACAGAGCCTTTAAAATCCATACCAAAGATTATG GCCGCCTGTTTTGCAGCGTTAGGCTTCGTCTTCATGGTGATGAGTACGTCATTCATCATCCTTGACTGGGTGTCCGGAGAGTCTCGGAGCGGAGGCGGGCACTAG